The proteins below are encoded in one region of Archocentrus centrarchus isolate MPI-CPG fArcCen1 chromosome 13, fArcCen1, whole genome shotgun sequence:
- the ints4 gene encoding integrator complex subunit 4 yields the protein MAAHLKKRVYEEFSKVVQIPHEETPAKKLRLSKPSKSAALHIDLCKATNSTDALQYLLQFARKPVEAESVEGVIRILLEHYYKETDNSVRLKIASLLGLLSKTQGFSPDCIVDDAINTLSNEKSHQVLAQLLDTLLVIGTQLPESNAVRLRLIEVAYKHLSDTYFGVRNKCLQLLGCLGMVDAPLGKENEGAGTSLGGLRDVQSIISDYFGDQDPRVRTAALKAMLQLHERGMKVHQIIYDQACRLLTDDYEQVRSAAVQMVWVLSQLYPESIVPIPSSNEEIRLVDDAFGKISHMVSDGSWMVRVQAAKTLGSILQVSPHFLEQTLDKKLMSDLRRKRTAHERAKELFASGEFSSGRKWADDAPKEKLDTNTVNLIASGACGAFVHGLEDEMFEVRIAAVEALCHLARSSPSFAEKCLDFLVDMFNDEIEEVRLQSIHVLREISTHITLREDQLDTVLAVLEDSSRDIREALHELLCYTNVSTKECIQLALLELLKNLNKYPTDRNSVWKCLKFLGSRHPTLVLPLVPELLSTHPYFDTPEPDMDDPAYIAVLVLVFNAATSCPTMPALFSDHTFRHYAYLRDSLSHLVPPLRLPGRKQVYGLDSVDSGPGSGSVESAQLFLQQSLNRVSTIQNLEAPGAQDLLDFTIRDLQRLGELQTELAGAADFCATYLRCQLLLMKALQEKLWNMAVPLCLKQNVTATAAAQQILEETYKLEFLYSGLEIRQVAIIHHVRLQAKALQVILTARTRQGLDPLISSCERFLQDVESFQRLFLTELPHLQDSFVDKLLELMPRLSSCKPVELVKILQTTLRQSGLLQLRLPEQIHRATATIIEPTGESDNPLRFTSGLVVALDVDATLEHIQDPQSTVKVQVLYPDGQSHVIHPKPGDFRKPGPHRHRLITQVYLSHTAWTEPSQIEVRLLLAYSSSSTSLTSPSKLGWSESLESLPPAEAAVEGTIPLSKAVKVYIMPKPTRR from the exons ATGGCAGCACATCTGAAAAAGCGGGTTTATGAGGAATTTTCCAAAGTTGTACAA ATTCCACATGAAGAAACTCCGGCGAAGAAGCTGCGTCTGTCCAAACCCAGCAAGTCTGCTGCTCTGCACATTGACCTCTGTAAAGCCACCAACTCCACCGATGCCCTGCAGTACCTGCTGCAGTTTGCACGCAAGCCTGTGGAGGCAGAGAGCGTGGAAGGTGTGATCCGGATCCTGCTGGAGCACTACTACAAG GAGACGGATAACTCGGTGAGGCTGAAGATTGCCTCTCTGCTCGGCCTGCTTTCTAAAACGCAGGGCTTCAGCCCCGACTGCATCGTTGATGATGCCATTAACACACTCAGCAATGAGA AGTCACATCAAGTTCTCGCCCAGCtgctggacactcttctggtcATTGGCACACAGCTGCCTGAGAGCAATGCAGTCAGACTGAGGCTCATAGAGGTGGCCTACAAG CACCTCTCTGATACGTATTTTGGGGTGAGGAATAAGTGCCTGCAGCTCCtgggatgtctcggcatggtggATGCTCCTttaggaaaagaaaatgagggagCAGGCACATCCTTAG GAGGGCTGAGGGATGTCCAGAGCATTATCAGCGACTACTTTGGAGACCAGGACCCCAGAGTCCGCACTGCAGCCCTCAAAGCCATG ctgcagctgcatgAGAGAGGGATGAAGGTTCATCAGATCATTTATGACCAG gccTGCAGGCTGCTCACAGATGATTACGAGCAGGTCCGATCTGCAGCAGTGCAGATGGTTTGGGTGCTCAGCCAGCTGTACCCAgagag CATTGTGCCCATCCCATCGTCCAATGAGGAGATCCGGCTGGTTGATGATGCATTCGGTAAGATCAGTCATATGGTCAGCGATGGCTCCTGGATGGTTCGGGTGCAGGCCGCAAAAACACTG GGTTCGATACTGCAGGTCAGCCCCCACTTTCTGGAGCAAACTTTGGATAAGAAGCTGATGTCAGACCTCAGG AGGAAGCGTACAGCCCATGAACGGGCCAAGGAGCTCTTTGCTTCTGGAGAGTTCTCCTCTGGCAGGAAGTGGGCCGATGATGCACCGAAGGAGAAACTGGACACCAACACGGTGAACCTCATCGCCTCGGGTGCCTGCGGGGCATTCGTCCACGGCCTGGAGGATGAGATGTTTG AGGTCCGTATTGCAGCGGTGGAGGCGTTGTGCCACCTGGCTCGGTCATCCCCGAGCTTTGCTGAGAAGTGTCTCGACTTCCTGGTCGACATGTTCAACGATGAGATCGAGGAAGTGAGGCTGCAGTCCATCCACGTGCTGAGAGAAATCTCCACCCACATAACGCTCAGAGAGGACCAGCTGGACACAGTGCTGGCTGTGCTGGAG GACTCTTCTCGAGACATCAGAGAAGCTCTCCATGAATTATTGTGTTACACCAACGTTTCCACTAAAGAGTGCATCCAgctggctctgctggagctgCTCAAGAACCTCAACAAGTATCCCACTGACCGCAACTCTGTGTGGAA GTGTTTGAAGTTCCTGGGATCCCGCCATCCCACGCTGGTGTTACCGCTGGTTCCTGAACTGCTCAGCACACATCCATATTTCGACACGCCAGAGCCAGACATGGACGATCCAGCCT ACATCGCCGTTCTGGTGTTGGTGTTCAATGCTGCCACGTCATGCCCCACCATGCCGGCGCTGTTCTCCGACCACACCTTCAGACACTACGCCTACCTGAGGGACAGCCTGTCCCACCTCGTGCCGCCGCTGAGA TTGCCCGGCAGGAAGCAGGTCTACGGTCTGGACTCGGTGGACTCGGGTCCGGGTTCTGGCTCCGTGGAATCGGCTCAGCTCTTCCTTCAACAGAGTCTCAACAGAGTCAGCACCATCCAGAACCTGGAGGCACCTGGAGCTCAGGACCTGCTGGACTTCACCATACG AGACCTGCAGCGGCTCGGGGAGCTGCAGACGGAGCTCGCCGGAGCTGCTGACTTCTGTGCTACATACCTGCGCtgccagctgctgctgatgaag GCTCTGCAGGAGAAGCTGTGGAACATGGCTGTCCCTCTCTGCCTCAAACAAAACgtcacagccacagcagcgGCGCAGCAg ATCTTAGAGGAAACCTACAAGCTGGAGTTTCTGTACAGTGGCTTGGAGATCAGACAGGTGGCCATAATACATCATGTTCGACTCCAGGCCAAAGCTCTGCAGGTCATCCTGACTGCTCGCACCAGACAAGg gtTGGATCCTCTCATCAGTAGCTGTGAGAGGTTTTTGCAGGATGTCGAGTCTTTTCAGag gctgTTTCTGACCGAGCTGCCCCACCTCCAGGACAGTTTTGTGGATAAACTTTTGGAGCTGATGCCACGGCTGTCGTCCTGTAAACCAGTGGAGCTGGTGAAGATCCTGCAGACAACCCTGAGACAGAGCGGcctgctgcagctcagactGCCTGAACAG ATCCATCGGGCGACGGCCACCATCATAGAGCCGACGGGCGAGTCTGACAACCCGCTGAGGTTCACGTCCGGCCTGGTGGTGGCGTTAGACGTCGACGCAACGCTGGAGCACATCCAGGACCCCCAGAGCACTGTGAAAGTACAG gTTCTGTATCCAGACGGTCAGAGTCATGTGATCCACCCTAAGCCAGGAGACTTCAGAAAGCCGGGACCCCACCGGCACAGACTCATCACACAGGTTTACCTCTCACACACAGCGTGGACAG